The following are encoded in a window of Plasmodium cynomolgi strain B DNA, chromosome 4, whole genome shotgun sequence genomic DNA:
- a CDS encoding hypothetical protein (putative) has product MMPFLKNMYRRCREQIARKLTISSKRKIYIINNSLFLSFVLFYISYFFFINGIINPAVKIVFHGNIIADSTQVYENSILESIWMLFTSKSYFNMAMLLFFSIIIPILKFIMVSDNFYCFFKLYNLNLQHEEEEKDEEEDDIFFINTVNENEQFILKKFSILSSISRFQFVDVLISLFIVSSLNLYFLEAKILSGAYHFLNYCLLSTVSSFFLLTLTSLKIHIFKKGNIKIYSLPAERRLSVRTNLHQDIRESRELDYVKRERVVPHGQLRNGEDDPTISEVNKTRLTRRGGGEDLEEEEEEHDSNGANNSEQRDSALQKGAEWTKGLTKNNRRGGKKRVSHEGRHSREDHLGGATGIVDHRGMYHHDLSIPSVHQRGAHSREIHYNGGMHRGSGRWKGEAEFMAYDHEDINSILNERGALRQKNVNLEPTPFQPHERYEKQLLCYNKLQTLNNINYLYKVMKNNDAYIYLKKKKFNSLLKTNFHECRLNKIKIGYACFLFLFLCLCVYLITAVECSMVGIYIYLSYFNFNVEGILIDFIDMLNILKLKINKSYIYPFFVMLPFIFPVIIGVSFFLSVLFMNLYYVNFSRGYKKMCALNDELVFSPEVEDNQKMMVSERYNYLYIKKEIEKNDRLSNTSDDLTSPNNSTISSSKSEDINTSFIFNRMLNFYFSLSVFFTTICSFCMHISLGEIISISLLTFYQIVKHTHNLNILVLYKSNTVKFCKFLLFAVYGLLCLSINLYVRQWELYVKKLKKTKKRITLFQNNRYSEIVDLNIQKHEHWHVPIYSYFFQFLLKKEHFFSSSMKHNHITKEHTDTVQTMMMHRVYENDTSLGYQNTRVDNDEINEFNLISDRDSQLSAEEGQAQGEATVAATAAARTEVPREVPTEAPTEVPREAPREAATEAPTEAPAGVPTEVPTGVPAEVHAGVGSPDKDECFVNSGTARIPRSAPSDGLGVGEKGQHPSAEVEEQEEGEDSPRVLAVAAESESSDAPGRGENANEGVMTIYGGENQVDETESGEASKKGTTFKSDPKGYLKNFMPIKSILLFHLEKRKKKNKGGGGGGKGFGGFVGRLLRKALGLGASERVSLVFILLHGFLFVLIIITTFMVFFKREGIFRFNINAVNKRLNTFFKSAHFHSLIPNSIGKCKTKKYLAKEPCYNVGHIYHEEKTFYHATLLFLQGISSIKIANLHFYYDKGKYNLILDGYFKHIIGPLFLKLCIGTNFCPISTYAFLIGSKPTFSITMSAHCNDRKPPNYITDIVVKDLKITKIEVIKHNDIIENVDIQLDDVQERVQEKVNSMLAERKRFILWKSHKYNLEGFINYLISKNALAGFSCKPMNYHEL; this is encoded by the exons ATGATGCCATTtctgaaaaatatgtacagaAGGTGTAGGGAGCAGATCGCACGAAAGCTGACCATTTCGAGCAAGAGGAAGATCTACATCATTAACAACAGCTTGTTTTTGTCCTTCGTTCTCTTCTACATTTcctactttttcttcatcaatGGGATTATTAACCCAGCGGTTAAGATCGTCTTTCACGGAA atatCATCGCGGACAGCACACAGGTGTACGAAAATTCCATCCTCGAGTCAATATGGATGCTGTTCACGAGCAAGAGTTACTTCAACATGGCCATGCTGCTGTTCTTTTCGATAAttatccccattttgaagtttATAATGGTGAGCGacaatttttactgcttcttcaaattgtatAATTTGAATCTGCAgcatgaagaggaagaaaaggatgaggaggaggatgacattttttttattaacactgtaaacgaaaatgagcaatttattttgaaaaaattcagcaTCCTGAGTTCCATTTCGAGGTTTCAGTTTGTGGACGTGTTAATATCTCTCTTCATCGTGTCCTCTTTAAATCTGTATTTTTTGGAGGCAAAGATCCTAAGTGGAGCataccattttttaaactacTGTCTGTTGTCGactgtttcttctttcttcctgCTTACTCTAACGTCACTtaaaattcatatatttaaaaaggggaatataaaaatatattcgttGCCTGCGGAGAGGCGTCTAAGTGTGAGGACTAATCTGCATCAGGATATACGGGAGAGTAGAGAGTTGGATTACGTTAAGAGGGAAAGGGTGGTACCCCATGGGCAGTTGAGGAACGGGGAGGATGACCCAACCATTAGTGAAGTGAATAAAACTCGTTTGACACGTagaggaggaggggaagacctcgaggaagaagaggaggaacaTGACAGTAATGGGGCAAACAATTCAGAGCAGCGTGATTCCGCTTTACAAAAGGGAGCGGAATGGACGAAGGGTCTTACAAAGAACAACCGGagaggtgggaaaaaaagagtttcCCATGAGGGGAGGCACTCCCGAGAAGATCATCTAGGAGGAGCGACAGGAATAGTTGATCATCGTGGAATGTACCATCATGATCTTTCCATTCCGAGTGTGCACCAGAGAGGGGCACATTCACGTGAAATTCACTACAACGGAGGAATGCATCGAGGGAGTGGTAGAtggaaaggagaagcagagtTTATGGCATATGACCATGAGGATATTAATAGTATCTTAAATGAAAGAGGAGCACTCcgtcaaaaaaatgtaaatctGGAACCAACTCCATTCCAACCACACGAAAGGTATGAGAAGCAACTCCTATGTTATAACAAGCTCCAAACGTTAAACAATATAAACTACCTATACAAggtgatgaaaaataatgacgcgtatatatatttaaaaaaaaaaaaatttaattcgtTATTGAAGACCAACTTCCATGAATGCAGATTGAACAAAATCAAAATAGGGTATGCGTGTTTTCTATTTCTCTTCCTCTGTCTGtgtgtatatttaataaCGGCGGTGGAATGCAGCATGGTGGGTATATATATCTATCTCAGTTACTTCAACTTTAACGTGGAGGGAATATTAATCGATTTTATTGACATGCTCAACATTTTAAAGCTGAAGATAAACAAGAGTTACATTTACCCCTTCTTCGTCATGTTACCATTTATCTTCCCTGTAATTATTGgagtgtctttttttttgagtgtcTTATTTATGAACCTATATTATGTGAATTTTTCTCGTGGGTACAAGAAAATGTGTGCGTTGAATGACGAGTTGGTGTTCAGTCCTGAGGTGGAGGATAATCAGAAGATGATGGTCTCAGAACGTTACAATtacttatatataaagaaagaGATCGAGAAGAATGATCGTCTATCGAATACGTCAGATGATCTCACTTCTCCAAATAACAGTACCATTTCGAGTAGCAAAAGTGAAGATATAAATACTAGCTTTATTTTCAATAggatgttaaatttttatttttctctctccgtttttttcaccactATTTGTTCCTTCTGTATGCATATATCGTTAGGAGAAATAATTTCCATTTCCTTGTTGACCTTCTATCAGATAGTAAAGCACACACATAATTTGAATATTCTCGTTTTATACAAGAGCAACACtgtaaaattttgcaaatttcttTTGTTCGCTGTGTATGGTCTGTTGTGTCTTTCGATCAATCTGTATGTCCGTCAGTGGGAGTTGTATGtgaagaaattgaagaagacgaagaagaggatcactctttttcaaaataatcgATATAGCGAAATTGTGGATTTGAATATCCAGAAACATGAGCACTGGCATGTGCCCATTTACTCCTACTTCTTTCAGTTTTTGTTGAAGAAggaacactttttttcctcctcgaTGAAGCATAATCACATTACTAAGGAGCACACGGACACTGTACAAACTATGATGATGCATCGCGTGTATGAGAATGACACCAGCCTGGGGTATCAGAACACGCGCGTGGACAACGACGAGATCAATGAGTTTAACTTGATTTCGGATAGGGACTCCCAGCTCAGCGCCGAGGAGGGGCAAGCGCAGGGCGAAGCGACAGTAGCGGCGACAGCGGCAGCACGAACGGAAGTGCCAAGGGAAGTGCCAACAGAAGCACCAACGGAGGTGCCAAGGGAGGCACCAAGGGAAGCAGCAACGGAAGCACCAACGGAAGCACCAGCGGGAGTACCAACGGAAGTACCAACGGGAGTACCAGCGGAAGTGCATGCAGGGGTGGGAAGCCCCGATAAAGATGAATGCTTTGTGAACAGCGGCACAGCGCGCATCCCGCGAAGTGCACCCAGTGATGGTTTGGGGGTCGGTGAAAAGGGACAACACCCCTCAGCAGAGGTGGAGGAACAAGAGGAAGGTGAGGACTCCCCCAGAGTACTGGCCGTCGCGGCGGAATCTGAAAGTTCAGACGCCCCGGGCAGAGGAGAAAACGCCAACGAGGGGGTAATGACTATCTATGGAGGAGAAAACCAAGTAGACGAAACCGAATCGGGAGAAgcctccaaaaaagggacaacaTTTAAGAGTGACCCGAAGGGAtacttgaaaaattttatgccaATAAAATCCATTTTGCTATTCCACCtggagaagaggaagaagaagaacaagggtggtggaggaggaggaaaaggttTTGGAGGTTTTGTTGGAAGACTGCTGAGGAAAGCACTAGGATTGGGAGCTTCAGAAAGAGTATCACTAGTGTTTATCCTCCTTCACGGATTTCTTTTTGTGTTAATTATTATCACCACGTTCATGGTGTTCTTTAAGAGGGAGGGCATATTCCGGTTCAACATTAATGCAGTGAATAAAAGActtaacacattttttaagtcaGCCCATTTTCATTCGCTTATTCCAAACAGCATagggaaatgcaaaacgaagaaataCCTAGCAAAGGAGCCCTGTTACAATGTCGGGCATATCTATCACGAGGAGAAGACATTTTACCATGCCACCTTGCTCTTTTTGCAAGGAATTAGTTCTATCAAAATAGCgaatcttcatttttattatgacaAAGGAAAGTATAACTTAATCCTGGATGGTTACTTTAAGCATATAATTggcccactttttttaaagctcTGTATCGGAACGAATTTCTGTCCTATCAGCACCTATGCCTTCCTTATTGGAAGCAAACCCACCTTCTCTATTACCATGTCTGCTCACTGTAATGATAGGAAGCCTCCCAACTATATTACAGACATTGTAGTGAAGGACTTGAAGATAACAAAAATTGAGGTCATCAAACACAATGACATAATTGAAAACGTAGATATTCAGCTGGATGATGTACAGGAGCGCGTACAGGAGAAGGTAAACAGCATGCTCGCTGAACGTAAGCGATTCATCCTTTGGAAGAGCCACAAGTACAACTTGGAAGGATTTATAAACTACTTAATTTCGAAGAACGCCCTGGCTGGCTTTTCCTGCAAGCCAATGAATTACCACGAGCTGTGA